The sequence below is a genomic window from Flavobacterium lipolyticum.
TAAAAGGTGTAAAGTTTTGTAATGAAACTTTACACCTTTGTTGTTTTGTGTTTTTTCGTCAAAGTTTAAAACTTTGACAAAGTTTGAAAGTTCTAAAGTTCTAAAAAAAAACCTAAAAATCTTAGTATCTCAGCATCTTAGTACCTCAGAACTTAAAAAAAATTAATTCTTAAAAGCATTCAGTGATTTCTCGATAATTTCAAGACACTCCTGAATTTGAGATTCGGTCATCACCAAAGGCGGTGCCAGTCTAATTTTATTTCCATGAGTTGGTTTAGCCAATAATCCGTTATCTCTGAATTTCAAACAAATTTCCCAAGCCAAATCAGAATCTTCACCACAATTAATCACAATTGCATTTAATAATCCTTTACCGCGAACCAGCGTGATCAGATTATTGCGTTCTGCAATTTCATTTAGCCCTTTTCTTAAAATAATCCCCAGACGTTCTGCATTTTCGGCAAGATTCTCTTCTTTGATTACTTCAAGAGCTGCTATTGCAACTGCAGCTGCAACCGGATTTCCTCCAAAAGTAGATCCATGTTGTCCCGGTTTGATTACATTCATAATTTCATCATTACACAAAACTGCTGATACCGGATACACCCCGCCTGAAATTGCTTTTCCTAAAATTAAAATATCAGGTTGTACATTTTCATGCTGTACGGCTAATAATTTTCCGGTACGTGCGATTCCTGTCTGAACCTCATCTGCAATGAACAAAACATTATGTTTTTCACACAATGCTTTGGCTTTCGCCAAATATCCTTCAGAAGGAACATAAACCCCTGCTTCTCCCTGAATTGGCTCTACTAAAAACCCTGCAATATTTTTTGACGACTCCAATGCTTTTTCAAGAGCAGCCAGATTATCGTATTCAATTTTTATAAATCCTTCTGTAAAAGGTCCAAAATTTTTGCGTGCTACTTCATCATTTGAAAACGAAATAATGGTAGTCGTTCTTCCGTGAAAGTTATTTTCGCACACGATTACCTGTGCCTGATTTTCCGGAATTCCTTTTACTTCATAAGCCCATTTTCTACACACTTTAAGAGCCGTTTCAACTGCTTCAGCACCAGTATTCATAGGTAATACTTTATCGAAGCCAAAATACTTTGTTACAAATTCTTCATAATTACCTAATTTGTCATTGTAAAAAGCACGTGAAGTCAGCGTAAGTTTCTGAGCCTGATCGACCATAGCCTTCACAATCTTTGGATGACAGTGTCCTTGATTAACGGCAGAATAAGCAGATAAAAAATCAAAGTATTTTTTTCCGTCTACATCCCATACATAAACCCCTTCTCCTCTTTCCAGAACAACAGGAAGTGGATGGTAATTATGTGCTCCGTATTTATTTTCTTTTTCAATCAAAACCTCTGATTTTGACGACAGGGCATTTTCAGTATGAATCATGATCTTATTTTATTTAAAATTTTCTAAAAGCCAAAAGTATTAAAAATTTCTCATTAAAACCTCCATAACTACTAGTTTTGACTTTAAAAAAGACTTTTAAAGTCAAAAACAAAGGTTTTAGAGGTTAAAAAAATCAATTTTAGACATCTTATAATCCCCTTCAATCCCTTGTTAATTAAAAAAAATAGTTACTTTTATGAATGCGAAATTATTGTCGCCTATTTAGAGTTCTTTTTTAGAACAGCTGCAATAACATAAGCATTAAGATTAAACACAAATTATAAGAATGGATATATTAGACGAATTTGATATTAGCATCATTAAAGAATTAGAAAAAGACGGAAGAATGGCTTTTTCTGCAATCGCTGCTAATTTGAAAATATCAAACACCATGGTGCATCAGCGTATAAACAGAATGATCGAACAAGGTGTAATTGGTGGAATCAAACCTATCATCCAGGAAAAAAACATTGGTTATGACTGGGCGTCTTTTACGGGAATAACCCTGAATAAAGATTCTGATTCAGACCGGATTATTGAAGAATTAAAAGAAATTCCGGAAATTACAGAATGCTATTACGTGACAGGATCCTTTACGCTTTACATCAAAATCATAGCCAAAAATCATGAACACATGCGCCGAATCCTTTATGAAAAAATCGATGGTATTCCGGGTATTGCCAAAACCGATTCGATTATTGAATTAGGCTGTGCGTTCAAACGAAATATCTCTTTATAATTACTTTTTAAATTTTAAACCATGATGTTACGAAAACTGCTTTTACTTACTTTGTTTTGCTGTAAGTCAGCCCTGTTTTCGCAAATCGTTGTTCCTGGTCCGTCAAAAAGTGATTTCTCCCCGACACTTTCTTTTTTAGCTTCCGATTGGATGCAGGGTCGCGGAACTACTCAAAAAGGAGCTTTTCTGGCCTCTGAATATATTGCTTCAATGATGGAACTTTACCAATTAGTTCCGTACGACACAAAATCAGGATACTATCAGAATTTCAAAATTGAAGAACACACCGTAAAAAAGGCTGCACTTGAAATAAAAAAAAACAGTAAAGAAACTTTTCCCCTTTCTCCAAATACCGATTTTCAGGTTACCCCTGTCGCACAATCGTTACAAAAAGAAACCGAAGTCGTTTTTGCCGGTTACGGATTAAATCTACCGAAAGAAAACTATGATGACTATAAAAACCTGAATACAAAAGATAAAATTGTCGTCGTTCTAAAAGGCTTCCCGGGACATTTGGACAGCACATCAGTATCCTATCAGAAATTCAAAAAGTACTATCCCGAAGAAAACAACCTCGAAGAAATTAAACTTCAAACCGCGATCAGTAAAGGAGCCAGCGCATTGATTCTTATTGATGGCAAAAAATGGGTCAAATTTAAAAAAGAAACCACCTTCCATTCCCTCGAAAATTCAAACATCACTTCGATTCCCATTTTTGAACTTAGTAAATCAGCTGCCGAAAAACTTTTTACAGGAAGTACTATCTCGTTAGAACATTTTGAAGAAAAAGCGGCACGAAAATTATTCTTTGCTGCTGTTCCGCTAAAAAATACGAAAATTAATTTCTCTATAGAATTGCAATCCCAAACCTTTCCGGTTCGCAATGTTTTAGGAATGATTCCGGGGAAAGACACTACCAAAACTATTATTGTGGGAGCACATTACGATCATTTAGGCATCCTAAACGATTCTATTTACAATGGAGCCGACGACAATGCATCAGGAGTTTCCGGAATGCTGGCACTGGCCAAAAAATGGTCCGAAACCAAAACAAAACCTCCCTGCACTATATTATTTGCTTCGTGGACGGCCGAAGAAATGGGGCTTTTGGGAAGTGAATACTTCGTTCAGCATTTGGATTCCGAAAAACAAAAAATACTGCTCGCCATTAACATGGATATGATTTCGAGAAGTGCTCCCGAGGACAAATTACATCGAATCCTAAGTATCGGAACACAAAAGGAAAATGTTTCTTTAAAAGAAATTGCCAGCCTAAGCAATACAAAACTTTCGAAACCTTTTACACTCGATCTTTGGGAAACCAATGGACATACCGGAAGTGATTATGCTTCGTTTACTGCTAAAGAAATTCCCATCATGACTTTTTTTAGTGGTTTTCACGACGATTATCATTCCACCAGAGATATCGCTACAAAAGTAGATTTAGATAAAATAAAAGATGTTCTCTTTATCGTCAATACCTCTCTTTTAAATTTTATAAACCAGTTGCATTAACTCCATTCAAAAAACGATGAAAAACCAACTTTCCTTCCATTTTTTCTATCAAAAAATCCTGATCCTTATGCTACTTTTTACAGCTAGTCTGCTTCAGGCACAAAGTCCCAAAGGCAAACTTTTTATCATCGGCGGCGGCGATCGGTCTGATGCCCTGATGAAACAGGTTTTAAGTGTTTCTGAATTGACAAAAAATGATTTCATCGCTGTTTTGCCCATGTCAAGCGAAGAACCGGACAGCTCCTTTATTTTTTTCAAAACACAAATGGTAAAATTAACTCCCAATCCAATTGTGATGCTTAATTTCAATAAAGAAACTGCTCAAAACAAAAAACTGACCGATTCACTTCAAAAAGCAAAACTGATTTTTATAAGCGGTGGAGACCAGACCCGTTTTATGAGCGTGGTGCAAAATACTCCAATTCAAACGGCGATTCAAAAAGCTTACCAAAACGGAAGCACCATTTCCGGAACTAGCGCCGGTGCCGCTGTGATGTCTGAAAAAATGATTACCGGAAATCAGAAACTACAAAAAGAATATTCCGGAACTTTTGACAACATCCGTTACGACAATCTCGAAACTGCCGAAGGTCTTGGACTACTCCAAACCGCAATTATCGATCAGCATTTTTTAAAGAGAAATCGTTACAACCGATTGCTTTCCGCATTAGTGGAATTCCCTTCTTTAACCGGAATTGGAATCGACGAAAGCACCGCCATCATTGTCCGAAACAATCAGATTGAAGTTGCGGGTGAAAGTGAAGTGATCGTAGTGAAAAAACCAAAAGGAATTCTGAAATCTAAAAAGAATAATCTCATTTCGATTGAAAATCTACAAATGAGCATTTATACTGCCGGACAAAAATTTAACATCCAATAAACATGTTTACCACCAAAACTATAAAATTAGCCTTTGTACTTTGTTGCGCAAGTCTTCCTCTTTGTGCACAAAAAATCAATTCAAAAGAAGCCGCACGTCTCGAAAATTTAGCCCAACAGGTTCGTATTATCAGAGACCACTGGGGTATTCCCCATGTTTATGGAAAAACGGATGCTGATGCTGTTTTTGGATTACTCTACGCCCAATGCGAAGATGATTTTAAACGCATTGAAATGAACTATATTGAAAAGTTGGGGCGCCTCTCAGAAATAAAAGGACAAGCCGTTTTATACAATGATTTAGAAATTAAATTATTAATTGACACCGAAGAAGCCAAAGCCGATTATAAAAAAGCTCCCTTATGGCTCCAAAAATTATTAAACAGTTATGCCGATGCTATTAACTTTTACCTCTACAAACATCCCGAAGTAAAACCGGCGCTTTTAACTCATTTCGAACCCTGGTTTCCTTTGCTTTGGACCGATGGAAGTATCGGAGCCATCAGTACTGCCGATTTAACAACAGGAGAATTAAAAGCTTTCTATTCCGGTAATGGTGATAAAGTGGCGTATGTTGAAAGAGAGAAAAATGTACAAACAGGTTCTAATGGTTTTGCATTTGCCCCCTCAAAAACAGCCGACGGAAATGCTATTTTATACATCAATCCACATACCACCTTTTATTTCAGACCCGAAGTACAAGTCACCAGCGAAGAAGGCCTAAACGTTTACGGAGCAGTAACCTGGGGGCAATTTTTCGTCTATCAGGGTTTCAATGAATATTGCGGATGGATGCACACCTCCTCCAACGTTGATGTTGCCGATATGTATGCCGAAAAAATTGTCGATAAAAAAGGCAAACTATTTTATGAATTCGACAAAAAACTAATCCCGGTTATCGAAAAAGAAATTATACTACATTACACCGAAAACGGGAAATTAATCCCTAAAAAATTCAAAACCTACTACACCAATAATGGTCCGATTATGGCCAAACGTGACGGAAAATGGATCAGTTTAAAATCAAATAATCGCTCGATGACCAGTTTAATTCAGAGTTGGGTCAGAACCAAATCAACCAGTTTTGAAGATTACAAAAAAGCGATGGACTTAAAAGCCAATACTTCAAACAATACCGTTTACGCAGACAACAAAGGAAATATCGCTTATTGGCATGGAAATTTTATCCCAATCAGAGATAAAAGCCTCAATTGGTCTAAAGTCATTGACGGATCGGTCTCGGCTACGCAATGGAAAGGCCTGCATAATGTAAACGAAACCGTTCATTTGTATAATCCAACAAACGGATGGCTGCAAAACTGTAACTCAACACCTTACACTGTTGCGGGAGAAAACAGTCCGAAAAGAGAAAACTACCTGCCTTATATGGCACCTGACGGAGAAAATTTTAGAGGAATAAATGCCGTTCGAATTTTCAGCAAAGGCAGTCAGTATACTTTAGACAAAGTAATTGCTGACGGATATGATACTAAATTATCGATTTTTGAAATTTTAATTCCAAGCCTGATTTCGATTTACGAAAAAAACAAAACAGCATATTCTGAATTAAATGAAGTCATTTCGATACTCAAAAACTGGGATTATTACGCCAAAGAAAATTCAGTAGCCACCACTCTGGCAGTCGAATGGGCGTACAAATTAGATCCGATTATACTGAAAGCATATGTCGATGAAGGAGAACCGGATCAGGTAGAGAATACCCGAAAATTTGCCACGAATGCCACCGCTGTTCAAATGCTTCCGCAATTACAGTTAGTTTTAAAAGAACTGAACTCAAAATGGGGAACCTGGAAAGTAGCCTGGGGAGAAATAAATCGTTTTCAACGTTCAAACGGCGACAT
It includes:
- a CDS encoding penicillin acylase family protein, whose amino-acid sequence is MFTTKTIKLAFVLCCASLPLCAQKINSKEAARLENLAQQVRIIRDHWGIPHVYGKTDADAVFGLLYAQCEDDFKRIEMNYIEKLGRLSEIKGQAVLYNDLEIKLLIDTEEAKADYKKAPLWLQKLLNSYADAINFYLYKHPEVKPALLTHFEPWFPLLWTDGSIGAISTADLTTGELKAFYSGNGDKVAYVEREKNVQTGSNGFAFAPSKTADGNAILYINPHTTFYFRPEVQVTSEEGLNVYGAVTWGQFFVYQGFNEYCGWMHTSSNVDVADMYAEKIVDKKGKLFYEFDKKLIPVIEKEIILHYTENGKLIPKKFKTYYTNNGPIMAKRDGKWISLKSNNRSMTSLIQSWVRTKSTSFEDYKKAMDLKANTSNNTVYADNKGNIAYWHGNFIPIRDKSLNWSKVIDGSVSATQWKGLHNVNETVHLYNPTNGWLQNCNSTPYTVAGENSPKRENYLPYMAPDGENFRGINAVRIFSKGSQYTLDKVIADGYDTKLSIFEILIPSLISIYEKNKTAYSELNEVISILKNWDYYAKENSVATTLAVEWAYKLDPIILKAYVDEGEPDQVENTRKFATNATAVQMLPQLQLVLKELNSKWGTWKVAWGEINRFQRSNGDIDLKYDDAQPSLPIAFGPGSWGSLPSFKSSYQKDSRKRYGYNGNSFVCAVEFGPKIKAKSLLAGGNSGNPDSKHFNDQSEMYRKGNFKEVLFYKDDVIKNAEKTYHPGE
- a CDS encoding Lrp/AsnC family transcriptional regulator, yielding MDILDEFDISIIKELEKDGRMAFSAIAANLKISNTMVHQRINRMIEQGVIGGIKPIIQEKNIGYDWASFTGITLNKDSDSDRIIEELKEIPEITECYYVTGSFTLYIKIIAKNHEHMRRILYEKIDGIPGIAKTDSIIELGCAFKRNISL
- a CDS encoding cyanophycinase gives rise to the protein MKNQLSFHFFYQKILILMLLFTASLLQAQSPKGKLFIIGGGDRSDALMKQVLSVSELTKNDFIAVLPMSSEEPDSSFIFFKTQMVKLTPNPIVMLNFNKETAQNKKLTDSLQKAKLIFISGGDQTRFMSVVQNTPIQTAIQKAYQNGSTISGTSAGAAVMSEKMITGNQKLQKEYSGTFDNIRYDNLETAEGLGLLQTAIIDQHFLKRNRYNRLLSALVEFPSLTGIGIDESTAIIVRNNQIEVAGESEVIVVKKPKGILKSKKNNLISIENLQMSIYTAGQKFNIQ
- the rocD gene encoding ornithine--oxo-acid transaminase; the protein is MIHTENALSSKSEVLIEKENKYGAHNYHPLPVVLERGEGVYVWDVDGKKYFDFLSAYSAVNQGHCHPKIVKAMVDQAQKLTLTSRAFYNDKLGNYEEFVTKYFGFDKVLPMNTGAEAVETALKVCRKWAYEVKGIPENQAQVIVCENNFHGRTTTIISFSNDEVARKNFGPFTEGFIKIEYDNLAALEKALESSKNIAGFLVEPIQGEAGVYVPSEGYLAKAKALCEKHNVLFIADEVQTGIARTGKLLAVQHENVQPDILILGKAISGGVYPVSAVLCNDEIMNVIKPGQHGSTFGGNPVAAAVAIAALEVIKEENLAENAERLGIILRKGLNEIAERNNLITLVRGKGLLNAIVINCGEDSDLAWEICLKFRDNGLLAKPTHGNKIRLAPPLVMTESQIQECLEIIEKSLNAFKN
- a CDS encoding M20/M25/M40 family metallo-hydrolase translates to MMLRKLLLLTLFCCKSALFSQIVVPGPSKSDFSPTLSFLASDWMQGRGTTQKGAFLASEYIASMMELYQLVPYDTKSGYYQNFKIEEHTVKKAALEIKKNSKETFPLSPNTDFQVTPVAQSLQKETEVVFAGYGLNLPKENYDDYKNLNTKDKIVVVLKGFPGHLDSTSVSYQKFKKYYPEENNLEEIKLQTAISKGASALILIDGKKWVKFKKETTFHSLENSNITSIPIFELSKSAAEKLFTGSTISLEHFEEKAARKLFFAAVPLKNTKINFSIELQSQTFPVRNVLGMIPGKDTTKTIIVGAHYDHLGILNDSIYNGADDNASGVSGMLALAKKWSETKTKPPCTILFASWTAEEMGLLGSEYFVQHLDSEKQKILLAINMDMISRSAPEDKLHRILSIGTQKENVSLKEIASLSNTKLSKPFTLDLWETNGHTGSDYASFTAKEIPIMTFFSGFHDDYHSTRDIATKVDLDKIKDVLFIVNTSLLNFINQLH